The genomic DNA CAGTGCCTTCCTCCCTAAGAGCGGCCACGGCAGCAGCTCCACGGCTCGCTGGCAGGTCGTGCCCCGGGTGTCAGGGCGCGACACCCGGGGGCGCAGGTTCAGTGTGCAGCAGGTCACCACACTGCTGCTGTCCGCCTCCATTCAGCCGGAGAGCCGGCCCGTCGGAGCCGGCCGGGTACTCCTCCAGTGGAACCAGATCCCTTTCCCAGGCGGAGAGTACCGGCGTCAGGACCCGCCAGGCCTCTTCGGCCTCGTCGCCGCGGATGGACATGGCGGGATCGCCGTTCAGGACGTCCAGCAGGACCCGGCCGTGGGCCGGGAGGTGGGGCGGTTCCATCTGCGCGGTCAGGGACAGTGGGGCGAGGCTGTTGGTGTGGGAGCCGATGCCTGTGAGGTCGAAGGTCAGGACTTCCGGTTCGAGCCCGAAGCGGAGCACGTTGGGAAGGGCTGCTCCGCTATGGCCGAAGGGCAGGTGGGGCACCGACCGGAAATGTACGGCGACCTCCTTGCGGTCCGCACGGAGTGCTTTGCCGCTGCGGAGCCGGAAGGTCGTTCCCGACCAGCGCCAACTGTCCAGTTCCAGCTCCACCTCGGCGTACGTCTCGATACGGCGCTGCGGGTTGACGCCTTCCTCGTCGGCATAGGCGGGAATGTCATGGTCTCCGATCCGGCCGCCCAGGTAGCGTGCGCGGCGTGTGCGGCATACGACGTCGTCTTCAGTGAGGAGCCGTACGGACCGCAGCACGTCGACCTTCCGGTCGCGCAGGTCGCGCTCGCCGAGGGTGATGGGCGGTTCCATGGCCACCAGGCAGAGCAACTGCATGAGGTGGTTTTGCACCATGTCCTTGAGCGCTCCGACGGTGTCGTAGTAGCCGGCCCTGCCTTCGAGTGCGAGGGTCTCGTGCCAGACGATGTCCACTTCGGCGATGTGGGTGCTGTTCCAGATGGGCTCCAGCACGCGGTTGGCGAGTCGGCTGCCGAACACGTTCTGGACGGTCGTCATGGCCAGGAAGTGGTCGACGCGGAACACGGCCTGCTCGGGGACGAGGTCGGCCAGGAGCCGGTTCAGCTCCTGCGCGCTGGCCAGGTCTTCGCCGAAGGGCTTCTCCAGCACGATTCGGCTGCCTGCGGGAAGGCCGGTCTGGTGCAGCGCGGTGACCACGACGGGGAAGAGTGCCGGGGGCAGGGCGAGGTAGACGGCGACGGGACCCTCACCGGCGATGGCCGAAGCGATGTCAGCGGGGTTGGTGACATCGGCCCGTTGATAGCGGGCCGCGTCCGCGATCGCCGCCTTGGCGTCGGCTGGATAATGCCCACCATGGCGGTCGATCTGGGCGGTCACCCAATCCCGATACCGTTCGCTGTCCCACTCTCCCCGACTCGCGCCGGTCAGCTGGAAGTGGTCGCCGAGCTCTCCTGCAGCCCTCAGCGCGGCCAGTGCCGGCAGCAGGTAGCGGGCGCTGAGGTCACCTGTCGCCCCGAAGATCACGAGCCGGTTGATCATGCGTTGACGCCTGCTTTCGCTCGGGTGAGGTTCACACCGCTGGCGATGATCCCGATGTGGCTGAATGCCTGAGGGAAGTTGCCCATGAACTCTCCTGTGGTCGGGTCGATCTGCTCCGACAAAAGCCCTAGTGGGCTCGCGCGGGCACACAGCGAGGCGTACAGCTCCTCAGCCTCTTCGATCCGGCCCTGGCCGACGAGGTTGTCGACCATCCAGAAACTGCACAGCACGAAGGCACCCTCGTCGCCGGGCAGACCGTCGGGTGACTCCTTGTGCAGGTAGCGGTAGAGCAGCCCGTTGCCGGCCGACAGGCGCTCGGCGACGGCCGTGGCGGTGGCCACCATCCGCGGGTGGTCAGCAGGGACGACCTGGCGCAGCGGAAGCGCGAGCAGGCTGGCGTCGAGGGCGCCGCCGCCGTCGAGATGCGCGCTCAGGGTCTGTGCCTCCTCGTCCCAGGCCCTGTCCAGGATGATCCGGCGCAGCTCGTCGGCCGAGGCTCGCCACATGGCGACATTTCCGGGCAGGCCGAGCCGCGCACCGATCGTCGCAGCCCGGTCCAGGGCCACCTGACACATCCCGGCCGAGTACGTGAACACCCGGCCCTCATTGCGCACCTCCCAGATCCCCTGGTCCGGCTGTCGCCACGCCTGTCCTGCGGCGTCGGCCAGCCCCGCCAGGCTGGCCCACAGTGGCGGCTCGATGTCCCCGCCGGAGCGGAGCCACTGGTCGGCGCAGTCAAGGATTTCGCCGTAGAGGTCATGCTGGCGCTGGTCGGCCGCGCCGTTGCCCCATCGCACCGGAGCAGAGCGCTGATAGCCCTCCAGCTCGGCGCCCTCCACCTCGTCCGGCACCGGGCTGCCGTCGAGGGCGTACATGATCCTGGGCCTCCGGCTGTACTCGAAGGCGTCGAGGACCCATCCGAGGAAGGCGTCGGCCTCACCCCCGAAGCCGACGCGACGCAGCGCGAACACGGCGAAGGCCGCGTCCCGGATCCAGGCGTAGCGGTAATCCCAGTTGCGGCTCCCGCCGATCGGTGCAGGCAGGGAGGATGTGGGGGCCGCGACGAGTGAGCCGTTGGCCCAGTCGTCGCACAGCTTCAGTGTGATCGCCGCGCGTCCGACCAGGGGCCCCTCCGGACCGTGGTACTGGAAATTATGCATCCAGCGGCGCCACGCATCGGCAGTGTCCCGCAGCATCGCGTCAGTGTCGAACCGATGGTGACGATGGAAGCGGCCCCAGGACAGCACGAGATCGAGCCGTTCGCCCCGCCGGAGGTCATGAGTGCTGTTCAGGCCGGTCAGGGGGAGGTTGGACCGCAGGTGGAGCCGCAGGTCCGGCCGCCGGGACGGTCGTACCTCCAGCCCGCTGAACAACGCCTGCGCCTGCCCGCCGCCCCTCGGCTCCAAGCCCACCCGCAGGCGTACGTCCCCGCCCAAGACCACAGCCGAACGGACGAGCTCGCCTCGGTCAGCAGGGGCGTCATCGGTGAGATCGGCCCCAGAGCGCAGGATCATCGCATCGGTGACACGGACCAGACCGGTGGCGCTGCGCAACTCGGTTGTCAGCACGCCGGTGTCAGGTTCGTATCGCTGCCGCGCCTCGACCAGGTCCTCTGGAGCCAGGGTGAAATGCCCGCCCCGTGCGCGATCCAACAAGCCGCAGAACAGAGGCTCCGCATCGAACCGGGGAAGGCACATCCACGGAATGGAACCGTCCAGGCCGACCAGTGCAGCCGTCGCACCGTCCCCGATGAGGCCGAAATCCTCAAGCGGCAAGTAGCCCTCCCGACTGCGAACCGGCCGGAAAGGGGGATCTGGATCGTGCATGCCGTCTCTCTTCCCACAGCGCCATCAGCCCGCCACCGAAATTTCAGCTAGAAGGCGATCATTACTTTAACGACGTTGTCCAGCTTCTTGTCGGAGGCCTCGAAGGCCCGCTCCATGTCGTCGAAACGAAACTCATGAGTCGTCATTTGCGAGGGGTCGACAAGCTGTGTTTCCAGCACCCGTAGCAGTCGCTCCATGCGTAGCCTGGCGCCAGAGCACAGGCCTATCGCGATCGCCTTGTCGGCCATTCCTACGCCCCACTCGACCCGGGGATGCGCACGAATTCTCCCTCGCCGAAATAGCCGATGTTGGAGACCGTGCCCCGGGCTTTGTGATCTTGACCGCGGTCTGGAACGTCACATCCGCGCCAAGGGCCTCGATGGCGGTGTCGACTCCCGCGCCCCGAGTCAGGTCAAGGATCCGCTCAACAACATCCTCGCTGGTGAAGTCGACGATCTCGCCCGCACCGTATGTGTGCGCGAGTTTCTGCCGATCGGGAACGGATTCGACTCCGATGACCAGGCCGACGCCCCGGAGCCTGGCTCCTACGGTCGCCATCAGTCCCACCGGGCCCTGGGCGAGGACAGCCACGGTTCCGCCAATCGGGATGTTCCCCTTCTCCGCCCCCATGAAGCTGGTCGAGAGCATGTCTGCGCGGTAGACCGCCATTCATCACTGATGGCGTCGGGGATTTTCGCGAGGTTGGCGTCGGCCTCGTTCACGTGGAAGTAATCGACAAAGACCCCGTCCTTGGAGTTTACGAACTTAAAGCCTACGAGCGGTGCTCCTGACTGCGATGGGAGCCCGTTCTGAGATGCCCGGTCACCCCATTCGGGAGTGATGGCACCGACCAGCACACGGTCGCCGGGCCGGAAGTCCTTCACCTCGCTTGCCACGGCATGCACGACGCCCACCGCTTTGTGGCCCAGCGTCAGGTTCTCCCGCGGACCGATGCCACCTTGGACGGTGTGGGAATCGGACGTGCAGATGAGGGCCCTGATCGTCTGTACGACAGCGTCGCCCGGACCTGCCTGCGGTACGGGCTTCTCCATGAAACCCACCCGCCCAATCTCCCTCATCACGAATGCCTTCACCTGCTGTCCTTCCTCCAGGACGCAACAACGGCAGGCCGGCCCAATCGACCCCTGGTGTTGGGCGGCCGCTACCATCCGCTCACTCCTGCCACTGTCTCAAGGGCTCCGCCGGCCCGCGATTTGACCGCGCATAACGTTGTCTTCGTCTGACGGTGGGCGCGACGGGCATCCCTCACCACGCCGTGGGTCTGGTCATGCCTTGCCGCGGACGACGATGACGGGGCAGTGCGCGTGGTGCAGCAGTGCCTGGCTCACCGACCCAAGAGCAGGCCACCAAAACCGCCGCGTCCCCTGGCTCCGACGACCATGAGCTGGGCTGTCTCGCTCGCCTCGATCGCTGTCTCGCGGGTTTCGCCGCTCAACACGTCGTGCCTGACCATGACGTCCGGATAGCTCTCCGCGCGGCCGGCGAGTGCCTGAGCCAGCTGACGCTCCGCGCTCTCGGGCCCCGTACCAGCCGGCACGGAAATGGGTGCGGCTCGCCGCGGGCTCACCGGCCCCCGTCACGCATCACGACGACCGGGCAAGCAGCGTGCTGAGTGCAGTGCTGCGCCACCGATCCCAACAGCAGCCCTGAGAAGCCCCCGAGACCGCGGCTCCCGACCACCAGCATGGACGCGCCGCGGGCCGCGTCGAGCAGCACGCCGGCGGCGGTGCCGTAGCGCACCTCCGTACGCACCTCCACCGGCGGCTGCGATCCCACGGTCTCCTCAATGGCTTCCGCGAGTTCTCTGCGTGCCCGGCCCTCCACAGCTGCTTCGTCGCTGCTCGACGGGGGCAACCAGCCGAGGGCACCATGGAACTGCGGAAAGTCCCAAGCAGTCACCGCCTCCACCACACCGCCGGTGAGCTGCGCCTGGCGCACGGCCCAGCGAAGAGCCTGCTTCGATGAGTCCGATCCGTCCACCCCGACCACGATGCGGCCTGTCTCCTCGCGCTGGTCAGCCACGGTTCCTCCTCTGCTCGATGGCGGAGGAAGACCGTACGGGCCCGCGGTCCGCCGCCACTGGGCTCGGCCTCCAGCCTCACGCCGACCGCACCGTACGCGCAGTCCGGGAGGTCCAGACGGGGCCGGGCCGCCGGTCACAGGCGCTCGTGCGATTGCTCCACCGCGGCAGATGCCCGAAGGAGTCAACCGAGGTCGCACGCCACCGTGACCACCTGCCGGCCGCCTCCGTGGAGGCCTGTTCCGCGTAGCGCCGCATGTCAGCCCACATTCCGGCAGCCACACCTCGCCGTTCGCTGATCTCCCAGACGGCGGCGTCCAGCGTGCCGGGCGCGTCGCAACACCGTGGGCCCGGACGGGTACCGTCCCACTGAAGGCGGCTTGTGCCCGGCCCGCGAACACACTCGCACTGCCGGCGTCTCCACACCATGAGTGAACACAAGGTGCGTCGACTGCCGGTCATCGACGGTCACACGCGTACTCCCGAGATTCATGGTGATGCCCATGCGACCACTGTGGCAGGCCTTGCACGCCCCGGAAGCTGCCCCGCCCAGGGGGTCAAACCGTCGGGCGAGGCGCTGCGGTGGATGGACTAGGCGACGTCACCCCGGCCGATCGCGCATGGCAAGAGGTGGCGTTCCTGTATGCGCTCCGCTGCCTGCGTCGCGCGGCGGCTGTAGACCCGCAGTGCCCGCGGCTCGGCTTGCTCTGTGGGGTTCAGTAGCGCAGCACTGCGGCGATCCGGTTGTGTTCGGTGAGGCGGTCGTCGGGGAGGAAGACCACTTCGGTGCCGTGGTTCAGGGCGGTCTCGACAAGTTCGTCGACGATGTCCTCGCGAACGCCGTCCTCCCAGCCGCCCTTTGGTTCGCCGTTCAGTGGGGCGAGGTGGCCATTGGTCAGCCGTACGGTGGGTTGGAAGTGCTCCTCGACGGCGATCATCGCGGCGCGCCCGGCGTTGGCAGCTTCCCAGACCTCGTCAAGCCCGGCGGCGAAGGTTCGCCGACTGCGGGCGTCGTCCAGTGCCGTGTCGACCCGGTTGGTCTCTTGGGCTGCCAGTGCGGCGCGGGCGGGTTCGAGTTCCTGGAGAAGGACGCTTTCGGGGCCCTCGGTGAGGCCGCCCTTGATGATGGTGGAGGCCGGGGCGCCGGCTGCGGTGCCGACTTCCTGCAGAAGGGCCACGGCCTCGGCGAGTCCGACGAGAAGCAGTGGGCGGGGCTCGGCTGTCAGTATCGCGGCGAGCGAGGTGTCGACGGTGCGCATGAAGTGGCGGGTGTGCTCATCGCTGAAAGTGCTCGGCTGGTCGCCGACGCGTTCCTTGTGCTGGACGTCCCACTCGCCTTCGGGTGGCACGGCGGGGAATCCGTTCCCCTCGTGCTGGTGGAGGGTGTCACCTGAGCCGCTCCACAGGGTTGCCCTGTCGGCGGCGACGATCAGCACCCAGTAGGGGTGGGCCTGGGCTTTTGCAGCGACCAGGTTGCGGGTCAGGAAGGTGTCGCTGAGGACGACCCGCTCTGGGACGGGACGCGGCACGGTCCAGATCTGGTGCTCCTCAGTGGTGGCGTAGAGCACCAGGCCGTCCATTACGTGGCGCAGATCCACGTCGGCCACCGCTCGCTCCAGCTGGGCGTGCAGGTCGATGCGGTCCTGGCGCGATGCCTGCGGGTCGGTATCGATCCGGCGCTCGGCTTCCGCAAGGAGATTGCGTAGCTGCACCGCGTCGTGGGCGTTATCCGGCTCACGCCGGTGCGTCGACATCGTCAGAGAGACTGCCGGGTAGGGCCTGGCAGCCCGCAGGTCACGCAGCATGTCGGAAGTCAGGACATCAGTCTCCATGAGGGTGCCTTCCTGGTGGGGTCCGGAGCGGCCGAGCCTGGCAAGACGGCCATGGGCCGGGCTGGCTTCGCCGTGTACATCACCTCCCCCGCAGATTCGCACACCGGGCCCAGGAGCGCCCCTCGACACGGTCTGCCAATCCACGGCCTGCGCTACACCCGACCATGATGATGCCCAGCGGGCCGCTCAGGACCAGCGGCTGTTGATGGATCGGACGGTCGGCCTCCGCGTCGGGGCGACGCGGCTCGCGGGCGATGCCGCGCAAGGTGTCCTCAGTCCAGGGAGTCAGCGCGGCGATCTTGGCCCCGCACGTCCGGCGGACTGGCGCCGCGCCCCCTGGAATTCGCCCGCCGTTCGCTGTTGGTGATGTACGAGCAACGCAAACGCGCCAACGCCCACGTGCGCCGCACCGGCCAACCCTGGCCCCACGAACACGCACTCGCAGCACTCGACCCCTGGTGGAACCCGCCCTGGAGAATCAGCTGGCAACACACCTACACCGGTCTCCGCTCCCTCACCGAAGACCAGCACCCGTCAACAAGCCAACGCCGCTGGCTCACCACTCAGCACACCAACTGGCACACGCTCCACCCCGACCAACGCACGCTCCTGACCTCCGCCGGCCTCAACCTCACGAACGAGCGCCCATCAGCGACCCATCCAAAGTGAGCAGCAACCAAAAGAGCTGAGCACCAGCCACAAACAGCACGAAGCCCCATGTCCAAGCCACTACTCCGCCTTCATGCCCGCAACCGTCCCTCAACACGCAACTCCCGTAGCGACAACCAGCTATCTGAACACCCCAGCTCAGACAGCTACCAAACACACATGATCACTGGGCGCGGACATGCGGTGTGCCTCGTCCAGGTCGGTGTGCTGGGTGGCCGCCTCGACTTGTCGAGGGAGTCGTAGGTGCAGATGACCGTGAGAGCGGGGAGCTGGTCCTTGCCGGGCCCACGACGGACATGGCGGCGGCCAGGGCGGTGGCGTCGTTGGTCGAGCCGACCCGGTTCGCGTAGAGCCGGGGGTGGGCTTGTCCCAGGAGTGCCGGGCGGCGCTGCCTGGCTATCGTCGCCGCTGTGGTCGGAGACGGACGGTCGTGATGGCATGTCGGTGGATGCCGGTGATCTCTATAGTGCCCCCCGGGAGTTGGATGCTCTCTCCGGGGCACTGTGGCATGTGGCCCAGCTGGGCCAGGGCGAGGCCGGCGATGGTCGTGTAGGGGCCGTCGGCAAGGTCGCCGAGGTCGACTCCGAGACCGGACAGGTCACGGACGGGGAAGGTGCCGGGCAGGAGCAGCGAGCCGTCCGCCTGGGGTTGCACAGTCAGTGTGTCCGGGTCGGTCTCGTCGTAAATCTCACCGACGATCTCCTCCAGGAGGTCGTCGATGGTGACGATGCCCTCGGCCGAGCCGTATTCGTCGACGACGAGGGCGAACTGTTGATGGGTGGCCATCAGGCGCCGCAGTGCGTCGGAGACCGT from Streptomyces sp. NBC_01707 includes the following:
- a CDS encoding glucose-6-phosphate dehydrogenase gives rise to the protein MINRLVIFGATGDLSARYLLPALAALRAAGELGDHFQLTGASRGEWDSERYRDWVTAQIDRHGGHYPADAKAAIADAARYQRADVTNPADIASAIAGEGPVAVYLALPPALFPVVVTALHQTGLPAGSRIVLEKPFGEDLASAQELNRLLADLVPEQAVFRVDHFLAMTTVQNVFGSRLANRVLEPIWNSTHIAEVDIVWHETLALEGRAGYYDTVGALKDMVQNHLMQLLCLVAMEPPITLGERDLRDRKVDVLRSVRLLTEDDVVCRTRRARYLGGRIGDHDIPAYADEEGVNPQRRIETYAEVELELDSWRWSGTTFRLRSGKALRADRKEVAVHFRSVPHLPFGHSGAALPNVLRFGLEPEVLTFDLTGIGSHTNSLAPLSLTAQMEPPHLPAHGRVLLDVLNGDPAMSIRGDEAEEAWRVLTPVLSAWERDLVPLEEYPAGSDGPALRLNGGGQQQCGDLLHTEPAPPGVAP
- a CDS encoding glycoside hydrolase family 15 protein is translated as MHDPDPPFRPVRSREGYLPLEDFGLIGDGATAALVGLDGSIPWMCLPRFDAEPLFCGLLDRARGGHFTLAPEDLVEARQRYEPDTGVLTTELRSATGLVRVTDAMILRSGADLTDDAPADRGELVRSAVVLGGDVRLRVGLEPRGGGQAQALFSGLEVRPSRRPDLRLHLRSNLPLTGLNSTHDLRRGERLDLVLSWGRFHRHHRFDTDAMLRDTADAWRRWMHNFQYHGPEGPLVGRAAITLKLCDDWANGSLVAAPTSSLPAPIGGSRNWDYRYAWIRDAAFAVFALRRVGFGGEADAFLGWVLDAFEYSRRPRIMYALDGSPVPDEVEGAELEGYQRSAPVRWGNGAADQRQHDLYGEILDCADQWLRSGGDIEPPLWASLAGLADAAGQAWRQPDQGIWEVRNEGRVFTYSAGMCQVALDRAATIGARLGLPGNVAMWRASADELRRIILDRAWDEEAQTLSAHLDGGGALDASLLALPLRQVVPADHPRMVATATAVAERLSAGNGLLYRYLHKESPDGLPGDEGAFVLCSFWMVDNLVGQGRIEEAEELYASLCARASPLGLLSEQIDPTTGEFMGNFPQAFSHIGIIASGVNLTRAKAGVNA
- a CDS encoding zinc-binding dehydrogenase; translation: MAVYRADMLSTSFMGAEKGNIPIGGTVAVLAQGPVGLMATVGARLRGVGLVIGVESVPDRQKLAHTYGAGEIVDFTSEDVVERILDLTRGAGVDTAIEALGADVTFQTAVKITKPGARSPTSAISARENSCASPGRVGRRNGRQGDRDRPVLWRQATHGATATGAGNTACRPLANDDS
- a CDS encoding alcohol dehydrogenase catalytic domain-containing protein; its protein translation is MKAFVMREIGRVGFMEKPVPQAGPGDAVVQTIRALICTSDSHTVQGGIGPRENLTLGHKAVGVVHAVASEVKDFRPGDRVLVGAITPEWGDRASQNGLPSQSGAPLVGFKFVNSKDGVFVDYFHVNEADANLAKIPDAISDEWRSTAQTCSRPASWGRRRGTSRLAEPWLSSPRARWD
- a CDS encoding universal stress protein; the encoded protein is MSPRRAAPISVPAGTGPESAERQLAQALAGRAESYPDVMVRHDVLSGETRETAIEASETAQLMVVGARGRGGFGGLLLGR
- a CDS encoding universal stress protein encodes the protein MADQREETGRIVVGVDGSDSSKQALRWAVRQAQLTGGVVEAVTAWDFPQFHGALGWLPPSSSDEAAVEGRARRELAEAIEETVGSQPPVEVRTEVRYGTAAGVLLDAARGASMLVVGSRGLGGFSGLLLGSVAQHCTQHAACPVVVMRDGGR
- a CDS encoding chemotaxis protein; this encodes METDVLTSDMLRDLRAARPYPAVSLTMSTHRREPDNAHDAVQLRNLLAEAERRIDTDPQASRQDRIDLHAQLERAVADVDLRHVMDGLVLYATTEEHQIWTVPRPVPERVVLSDTFLTRNLVAAKAQAHPYWVLIVAADRATLWSGSGDTLHQHEGNGFPAVPPEGEWDVQHKERVGDQPSTFSDEHTRHFMRTVDTSLAAILTAEPRPLLLVGLAEAVALLQEVGTAAGAPASTIIKGGLTEGPESVLLQELEPARAALAAQETNRVDTALDDARSRRTFAAGLDEVWEAANAGRAAMIAVEEHFQPTVRLTNGHLAPLNGEPKGGWEDGVREDIVDELVETALNHGTEVVFLPDDRLTEHNRIAAVLRY